In Snodgrassella alvi wkB2, the DNA window CTATGTTCAAGTATTATGCGCAGTTGCGTATGGATAAAAACTACCCGCTTACCCAGCCCTGTCCATGGCTGCCGGGAGCATTTATTAATACCGCTCATGGCAGCCGTGGATTGATTACTGCTCCGCTATGCGCTGAAGCTATAGCTGCATCTATTCTTGGTTTGCCCTCTCCTTTATCGGTACGCTTACAGCAGGCTTTACATCCGAATCGTTTACCCATCAGGATGCTCACTCATCACCAATCATTCACATTTGCTGCACAGACTAAGTAACATTTTGCATATATATAATGTTATAGGGTATCATTTATGTAATGTTATATAGTAACATTCTTGATTAAAATTGCTTATTAAAGGCTCAGTATGTTTTCACTCTTGCTTTGCGGAGCAATAAAACGTCTGTCATGGGTAAGCCTGATTCTGGTTTTACTCTGGTTAATGTATGCATGGGCGGTGTGCGGATCATGAGTATTCAGCTTGAAAATGTTACTGTGAGCTATAGACATCGACCGGCTATTCATCATATCAATATTGATTTTAATATGAATGAGATGTGGGCTATATTTGGTCCAAACGGAGCGGGTAAATCAACTTTGCTTAAAGCCATTATGCATCTTGTTCGCCCTGATAGCGGCCAAATTAGCTGGGGAAAATTGCAGCGCTCTGATATTGCTTATCTGCCTCAGCAGTCGGATATTGATCGTAGCCAGCCGATGAGTGTATTTGAACTGGTAGCAATGGGTTTATGGTATGAAACCGGTTTTTTTGCCAGTATATCTAAAGCCATGTATCAGCGAATTTTTAATGTACTTAACCAGGTAGGGATGTTGCAATATAAAGACCGCAGTATTGCTCAGCTTTCTAACGGACAGTTTCAACGCATATTGCTGGCGCGTATGCTGATTCAGAATGCAAGTGTATTATTACTGGATGAACCATTTAATGCTGTCGATGCGTCAACCACATTTGCTTTACTGGATATACTCAAGACATATCAGCAGCAACAAAAATGTACTGTTATTACCGTTTTGCACGATTATGAACAAGTACAAGCCTATTTCCCCAATACGCTATTAATTGCCCGTGAAAAAATTGCAGCAGGTAAAACGGATAAAGTAATAACAGAAAATAATCTGCAAAAGGCAGCGGCAGCTATGCAGCAATATGAACAAAACCAGTGGTGTGACAGGTAAAACTGATGAATATTGTCCATTTACTTACAGAACCTTTTGCTGATTATGATTTTATGCGTTATGCACTCTGCTCTATTGTATTTCTTGCTTTGGGGACGGCACCGGTAGGGGTTTTTCTGATGATGCGCCGCATGAGTCTGGTTGGTGATGCTTTAGGCCATGCAATTTTACCGGGTGCTGCCGCTGGTTATATGATTGCCGGTCTCAGTCTGCCTGCAATGAGTTTAGGTGGCTTTATTGCCGGTTTACTGATGGCTTTACTGGCCGGTCTGGCCAGCCGCTTTGCCGATGTACGTGAAGATGCCAGCTTTGCAGCTTTTTTTCTTACCTGTCTGGCTTTAGGCGTGGTGTTGGTCAGTCGTGGCGGTAATAGCGTCGATTTACTGAATTTATTATTCGGCTCAATTTTATCGGTTGATCGTGCGGCCTTAACTTTGGTTGCGGTAGTCAGCAGTATAACCATGCTGGTACTGGCTGTTATTTACCGGCCGCTAATGCTGGAAAGTATCGATCCGCTGTTTCTGCGTGCCGTAAACGGAAAAGGGACACTTTGGCATATTATTTTTTTAATTCTTGTCGTCTTGAATCTGGTAGCTGGTTTTCAGGCATTAGGTACCCTGATGTCTGTAGGCTTGATGATGTTACCGGCTATCAGCGCAAGGCTATGGCATAAAACGATGGGCGGCATGATGACGATTGCTGCCGGTATTGCCATAGTTTGCGGATTTATCGGATTACTGCTTTCTTACTATATAGATCTGCCTTCAGGTCCGGCAATTATTTTGTGTTGTGGTTTTGTTTATATTCTGTCTTTATTTATTGGTTGTGAAAACGGTATTTTATGGTGGTTATATAAACGTCACCGTCATCATATTACCTGAAAAATTTTCAGTAAACTCATTTTAGGATATTAGTTGATGAAACGTGGTCTGTTTATCTGTCTGTTAACTTTATTTCTGACTGGTTTAGCCAGCATAATTCATGCAGCACCATTACCGGTAATCACAAGCTTTAGTATTCTGGGAGATGTTACACGGCAAATCGGCGGTGAACGAGTACAGGTACGAAGCCTGATTGGTACTGATCAGGATGCGCATATGTATCAGTTAGTAAGTAAAGATTTACGTGACATGCGTACTGCTAAACTGATTTTGCTTAATGGACTGGGGCTTGAACCTCTTGCTTTGCAACGTGCCGCTCAGCAAAGCCGAGTACCTTTGTTTACTGTTACTCAGAACATTAAGCCGTTAATGCTGGCTGATGACGGTCACGGACATCATCAGCATACCGATCCGCATGTCTGGAATGACCCTGTTCTCATGCAAATATATGCACGCAACATTGCTAATGCTCTGATAAGTGTGGATCCGCAAGGTAAAGCCTATTATCAGCAGCGTCTGACTGCATATCAGCAACAACTTGCCGGATTGAATAACTGGGCAAGCAAAATGTTTAATGCAGTGCCTGCAGAAAAACGAAAAGTGTTAACCGGACATGATGCTTTCGGTTATATGGCAAAACGTTACCGGATTGAATTTATTGCGCCACAAGGTATGAGCACCGAAGCAGAGCCTTCTGCCCGTCAGGTTGCCGCTATTATCAGCCAGATCCGGCGCGATCATATTAAAGCTATATTTATGGAAAACATAAAAAATCCGAAGATGGTTCAGCGTATTGCCAGCGAGACTCAAACCAAAATATCTGGTCGTCTTTATTCTGATGCACTGAGCAAAGGTGCTCCGGCAGCTACATACATTGATATGTTCCGTTATAATGTAAATGCTTTATGCAGTGCGATGAAATAAATTTACAGATAAGCATATAGTCAGTGCTGGCTATATGCTGTTTTTAATTTTGTAAAGCCTGCCGCCAGTTGTGTATATCTGTCTGGCGGTTTTGCTCAAAATTTTCCAGCATTTCCAGTTCAAAACTAGAAAAACCGGCTTGTTCCCGTGCTTCCAGATTAACATAGCCGCGAAAAATAAATAAATCATAACGACTGAGTAAGCGACGAAATAATGTCAGTGGCTCAAGTCCGCGCTGTTTACATAAATACTGATACCAGTAATTTCCCGCACGTACATGCCCTACTTCTTCACGATAGATAATATCCAATACAGCACAAGTTTCATCATCCCCTTTTTGAGCAAATTTCTTACGCATTCCGGGTGTTACATCCAGCCCTCGTGCTTCCAGTACTCTGGGTACTAAAGCCATGCGCAGTAATGGATCAAATGCAGTTTTATAAGCCATATCCCATAAATGATTATGAGCTGAAAAATCACCATAATCATATCCGGTTGCTTGCAAACGCTGACGCATAAGCTGAAAGTGTTTTGCTTCTTCAGCAGCAATCCGTACCCAGTCACGAGTGAACTCTTCCGGTAACAATCTGAATCGGTAGGCTGCGTCTAAAGCCAGATTGATTGCATTAAATTCAATATGACAAACTGCATGCAACAAAGCTGCATAACCTTCTATAGTAGTTAAATTTCTGTTTGTAACTCTGGAGGGAGGCACTAACTCAGGTTTCGGTGGATGTCCGGCCAGACGAAAATCTTTTATTTCACCTGTTTCATCCCTTCTCAGACTATTCGCAGGTGTATCTGAGCACAGTTGCTGTGCAGTTAAACTTAGCGTACATTTTTCCTCAGGCTGGCAACTTAACAAAGCAGATTCGAGTAATAAGACAATAGACATATATAGAAGTTACGTTATGGCAAAATTATGATTGAGTATACATGTCCTGTCGCTGCTAAATAAACCGCGATTTAATATGATTTAACAATTTAATGGTTTTAATCAGCTATTATGAATTACAATATCAATTTATTAATATATAAAAGGATTAAAATGTATTATTCACGCACAACAAAAGCTGTTCTTTTAACTTTGACTTTAGCAGTTTCCATTCCTGCACTAGCTGATCATAATTGGCAAACCTGTAAAGAAAAACAGCAACAGATTGAAAAACAAATGCAATATGCACAGGCTAACCATAATCAAAAGCAAATTAACCGGCTGAATGCACAAAAAGCAGACATCATTCAAAATTGCTCAAATGATGATTTACGACAAAAATACACTCAGAAAATTAATAAATTAGACAGCAAAATCAGTGAAACACAGCGTAAACTAGCCAAGGCTCAGGCTAAAGGAGATACAGAAAAAACTGCTGAATTACAAAATAAATTAAACGAAAATACATCAAAGCTTCAACAGGCTAAACAGAATTTAGCCCGTTTTGAGCAGGCTGCTAAACATTAAATGCACCAATATTGCTGATGAAAGAGCTTTTCACTTAAGGCTTTTTCATTAGCAAATTTATTTTCTGAAAATTCTTAGAAATTTTATGTAAACTAATAAGAAATCCCTATACCATCATTGATTGATATATTCGCCAGATATTTTCAAATTCCTTATTTGTTAAGACTATTGTCATTATTCATTTATTTTGTAATTATACAAACAGAGATTAATAGCTTAATTTAGTTTCATCTTTGTTCAGGAGCAGCTAAAATATCCTTTAGTAGTTCATCAAAGGAGTAATTAATGCGAATTTTGAGTAAAGCAATACTAACCGGCTTTATGACTGTCAATTTAACTCTGGCCTATGCCGGAGGTCTTGATACTCTGCAAAAATTCAATTCCGATACAGATGGTATTTCCGGTCAGTTTAGTCAGACTGTTCACAGTAAAAAGCGTACTCAAACTACTTCAGGAACATTTTCCATTCAGCGCCCGGGACTTTTCCGCTGGGAATATACACAGCCATATAAGCAAACTATTGTTGGTGATGGTAAAACTGTCTGGTTATATGATCAGGACTTAGCTCAGGTAACCAAGCGCTCTCAGAATCAGACCATTGGCGATTCTCCGGCAGCTATTCTTTCGAATAAATTAGCGTTGAATGCCAATTATACCTTGTCAGATGATGGCAGCAGTAATGGCATTGATTATGTTCGGGCCATTCCAAAACGAAGCGATACAGGCTATCAGAATATTCGTATTGGTTTTCGTGGTGACAATCTGGCCAATATGCAGCTGAAAGACAGTTTTGGTAATCTGACCAATATTACTTTCAGTCAGCTTAATACTCATCCGCAGTTTAATCGCAATCAGTTCAAATTTACACCGCCTAAAGGTGTAGATGTATTAAGCCAGTAAAATAGATTAATAGCACAACAGGCAGCCTGTACCTGCCTGTTTTATATTGCTCATTAACGGGATGTCAGCAACGATAAACGTATGAGCGTCCGTTATGAACCCCTCGGCACCAGCGCGGGCGGAACATCATCCAGTCCATATCATCATCCCATCTGCGCTGCATTGCCCAGTTCTGTGCCTGCTGCAATTTAATTTTGTTAATATAATTATTCCATGCCAGCTTGTAACAACTCTGAAAAATAGGCAAATTAACTTTTTGCCGGTATTCTTCTGCTAATTTGGCATTGGCAGGATCAGATAAAAATGTCGGGTTTTGCATTTGTTGCTGCATTAATTCAGCAGTCCGGGTATCACACTGTGCAGCCAGATCCAGTTGCAGTTTTTGCTGTGCAGCCTTTTCTGCCGCTGCACGCTCGGCCTGACGGGCAGCTTTTTGTTCAGGTGTAGCACAAGCAGCCAATGCTAAAACGACTATGCCTAAATAGCAAATTTTCCGCCAATACATACAGATTCCTTTTATCCGATTACTTTCAGATTCTTATAATTATACACTAGGACATTATGGCATTTAATTGTTATAGCCTTGATGTTTGTTTCATCGGTTTTCGTTGCCAGTATGGTTTATAAACCTGTAATGGCTGCCAGCTTAAATTTCGTTCTGATAAAATTGACTGTATTCCTCCCATCCGGTCTGTTCGTAAAAGACTAATATTTTCCTGTGCCAGCAATGCTTGCACCTGAATATGCGGATGACCGTAAGGATTAGCAAAGCCTGCACTGGCCACGGCATATTGAGGGGCAACTGTTTGGATAAAAGCAGCATCACTTGAATAACGGCTGCCATGATGACCTAAAACTAAAATCTGGCTGAACAATTTATCCCCATAAGCTTTTAGCAAGGTCTGCTCGCCTTTTTTACCTAAATCGCCGGTTATCAACACGGCTTTATCAGCACTGACTACTCTTAAAACACAGCTATAATCATTTTTTCCTTTTTTATTAGTTGCCACTGGCTGATTAAGAAATTCAAACCAGACATTGTCCCACTGCCAGTTAGCACCGGCTGTACATGGGTGGACAGGAAACTGATATGCACTGATTTGTCCGGCGATGATTTTTTTAGGTTGCAGCTGCTTTTTAATCAGTACAACACCGCCGTCATGATCAGCATCATTATGTGAGAGTACTAGCGTATCAAGTTGCCTGATACCGGCTGCGCGTAAATTAGGTAATAACACCGATTGCGCAGCGTATGCTGTACCCGTATCAAATAATAATTCATGCCCGGCCGTACTAATGTTTACAGCCAGACCTTGCCCGACGTCCCATACTCTAACTAATGCTTCACCCTGAGCAGGACGTGGCGGCTGGTAACTGAGCATTAACAATAAAATTAGCAGGCATAGCGGACGAAGATGCCAGCCTCGGGGCAGCAACATAATTAAAACAGACAGCATCGCCAATACCCACATAGCCAATGGCGCATGTGCGGGATAATATTCCGGGGCATATTTGGCTATTGTGTTCAATATCTGCATAGTTTGTTCGGTAAGATATGCAGCAAAAGTACGCAAAAAATCTAACGGAACAATCATTGATAATAATGCTATTGGTACCAGAACCAGTGTGAACCACGGAATGGCCAGAGCATTTACCAATGGCGACATGACAGGTACCGAACCAAAACAGAAAGCTACCAATACAACTGAAGCAAGTCCGGCAGCCCACTGTGCCTGCATTAACTGAAACAATTTAATTGTATGATTTACACCTTCTCCTGCCCACATCAGAACAGCAACTAACAAAAAAGAAAGCCAGAAACCAACACTAAGAACGGCCAGAGGATCAAACAGCAATACAAGTGCTATCGTCAGCCACCAAATTTGAAATGCTCGCAAATACCCCCGCCGCCACGTCAGCGCCAGAATGATAATCATTAGCATACTTCGCTGGGTCGGCACGGCAAATCCGGCCAGAGCACTGTATACAATCGCAGTAATTACCGCTGCTCCGCGTGTCAGTATCCATGGTTGTGAAATCTGAAAAGGAAGATATTGTAAGCATTTGCTGCACAACCATGCAGCAAGCATGGCTAACATCCCTACATGTAAGCCGGAAATACTGACCAGATGATTTAAACCCAAAGGACGGAATACCTGCCATGCCTCAGCCGGTAATGCAGACTGTTCACCGACTGTAAGCGCCTTTATTAATGCTACGCCCTGCGGATATATCTGAGATTGTGCTTCCCATCGGCCGCCGCACCAAATTCGCCAGCTTGTGAGCTTTTCCTTCCAGCCGGACACAGCCGGAAGTGCTTTGCGTTGACCTTTTACCACTGTAGCCTGAGCGCTGATATGATTAGCCAGTGCCCATGCTTCACGATTGAAACCAACCTTATTAGCTTCACCGATTATGGCACGAACTTTTGCTTTTATTTGCCATCGGCTGCCAGCTGTCCATTGTTGTTTTGAATAATCTGTCAGTAGCCATTGCTGCTGCCGTCCATCTGGTAATTTAACCTGTGCCACAAAACGACTGCGTTGCTGTTCATATTGAGGGATATCGCTTACAGTAAGCGTAATATTTTGCACACTTGCTTTATCAGTAAGCGGCCATTGATTTTGTAATAAATTATCCGTGCGCCATAATGCAAATATTATTCCGGCGCATAAAGCACAACCAAACAAAAAAACCAGCCAGCGCGTAAAAAATGCGAAGACTAACAAAATAAAAAAAGCATATATCCACGGTAAAATCGCTGGTGATGGCAGCAGATAAGAACCGCAAACACCCAATACCCACCACGGTAACCATCCACTGACTACGAGAGTTTTTGACATACAAGCTGCTGTTAATTTCAGATAAATATTTATTTGTAATTATCATAACCACATTATACTGAATTAATTTAAAAATGTTATTGTAATTTTTTGGCCGTAAAGCTTTTTTAATACTAGATTTATAGAAATCTGAGATGATAATAACAGGACAGATAATCATACATAAAATTAAATCAGGTAGATGAAAAATTTAATACTCAATTAACGGGTTTTATTCAGTCCTATTAAAATGGTTAAATCCTGATAAAATGAAATTCCAATATGTTATTTTTAAAATATACAGTTATTTTGCCAATCTGAATTTTCAGTATCTGTACTGTTGAATTAAATTTAATTAATCTCAGTAATGCCGCTGTGAAAACAAACAAATATGGGTATAATATAAAGTTTGATAATTTTAAGCCGGCTTTAATTAAAAGGACTTAATCACACTATGGCACAACAGCCTGCCGAGGGCGGAAAACTGAAAAAATCATTAAAGAAATACATGCTCACTGGCGTGCTGGTATGGTTACCTATTATTGTAACAATCTGGGTAATCAGCTATATCATTGGCATGGCAGATCAGCTTGTCAACATTCTGCCTGCTCACTGGCAGCCACAGGCAATATTGGGATTCAAGATTCATGGTTTAGGCTTACTGTTTGCTATCATTGTTGTATTTTTCACTGGTTTACTGGCAGCAAATATGCTCGGACGCAGAATATTCGCTGCCTGGGATGCGTTGTGGGGGCGCATTCCTGTCGTAAAAAGTATTTATTCCGGAGTCAAAAAAGTTTCTGAATCTCTATTGTCAGATTCCCGGCAGTCGTTTAAAACGCCCGTATTGGTACCCTTTCCTCAGCCGGATATCTGGACTATTGGATTCGTATCAGGTCACATACCGGATAAACTAGCATCCGCTTTACCGCACCATTCTGAAGAAGCTTCGTCAGATAATTATATTTCAGTATATGTGCCCACTACACCTAATCCGACAGGTGGTTACTATATTATGGTTAACAGTAAAGATGTCCGCGAAATTGATATGAGCGTGGATGATGCACTGAAATATGTTATTTCACTGGGTATGGTGCAGCCGGATGAACCACCGCACAACCAGTCATTACAGGCTATTTTCTCTTTACACAAACCAGCCAAACCGCATTAATGCATGATTGGCCGGAAATGATAATCCTGAATGACACAATTAACCGTAATCATAGTAACAAAGGCATCAAAATGCGAACCAACTATTGTGGCTTAATTAATGAGCAATATCTCGACCAGACTGTTACCGTAAAAGGCTGGGTACATCGCCGCCGCGATCACGGCGGTGTAATATTCATTGACCTGCGCGACCGGGAAGGTATCGTACAGGTAGTAATTGACCCGGATACACCTGAAGCTTTTACTCTGGCTGACTCTGCCCGTAACGAATATGTACTAAGTATTACCGGTCGTGTACGTGCACGTCCTGAAGGTACCAAAAACGATAAAATGATTTCCGGCGGTATTGAACTATTAGCCAAAGAAATTGACATACTCAATACTGCTGCCACCCCACCATTTTTAATTGATGACGAAAGCATCAGTGAAAATGTACGTCTGACTAACCGCGTAATTGATTTGCGTCGTCCGGTTATGCAAAATAATCTACGACTGCGCTATCGTGTTGCTATGGCTGTTCGCCGATATCTGGACAGTCAGGGATTTATAGATATCGAAACACCGATGTTAACCCGCTCTACTCCTGAAGGTGCACGGGACTATCTCGTACCCAGCCGTGTATTTCCAGGTGAATTCTTTGCGTTACCGCAGTCTCCGCAGCTATTCAAACAGCTACTGATGGTGGCAGGATTTGACCGCTATTACCAGATTGTAAAATGTTTCCGTGATGAAGACCTGCGTGCTGACCGTCAGCCGGAATTTACTCAGATAGACCTTGAAACTTCGTTTTTAAGTGAAAACGAAATCATGGATATCACTGAAAACATGGTTAAGCTGGTTTTTCAGGAAGCTCTGGCTGTAGATTTACCTGTTTTCCCGCGCATGAGCTGGCATGAAGCTATGTTCCTGTATGGTTCGGATAAACCGGATTTGCGCGTAAATCTGCAATTTACCGAATTAACCGATTTGATGAAAACGGAAGAGTTTAAAGTATTTCGTGCGGCCGCCGATATGAAAAACGGCCGTGTTGTTGCCTTGCGTGTACCTAATGGTGCCAGCCTGAGCCGCAAGGAAATAGATACCTATACAGAATTTGTTGGTATTTATGGTGCAAAAGGTCTGGCGTATATCAAAGTAAATGACATTAGCAAAGTAAATAATACAGAAGATAGCGGTTTGCAATCTCCGATTGTGAAATTCCTTTCTGATCGTGCTTTGCAGTCTATTATTGAGAAAACCGGCGCACAAAATGGCGATATCATTTTCTTCGGTGCTGATAAAGCCAAAGTGGTTAACGAAGCTATTGGCGCACTGCGCGTTAAAATCGGTCACGAGCATGGTGCTGCTAACGGCTATTTTGCTGACGAATGGCGTCCATTATGGGTAGTTGATTTCCCGATGTTCGAATATGATGAAGAAGAACAACGCTGGTCTGCTATGCATCATCCTTTTACTGCACCTAAGGCCGGTCATGAGGATTTACTGGTATCTGCACCGGATCAGTGTATTGCCCGTGCTTATGATATGGTGCTAAATGGCTGGGAAATCGGTGGAGGCTCTATTCGTATTCATCGTGCAGATATTCAAGAGAAAGTATTTGCTGCACTGAAAATCACTCCAGAAGAGCAACAGAATAAATTCGGTTTTCTGCTGAACAACCTGAAATTCGGTGCTCCTCCGCATGGAGGTCTGGCGTTTGGTCTGGACCGACTGGTAACCCTGATGGCTGGTGCTGATTCCATTCGTGATGTTATCGCATTCCCGAAAACTCAGCGTTCGCAGGATTTACTGGTAGATGCACCAAATCATGTTGACGAAAAACAATTGCGTGAGCTTGGCCTGCGTTTACGTCAAAAAGTTCAGACTGAAGAGAAAAATTAATTTATTCTTTTGATAAAAAACTGCCTGATAAAATTTATCAGGCAGTTTTTTATCCTTTAGGCAAAGTACTATTTATAAATTAAATTTAATCAGCGTCTCTTTAGCCAGACACCAGATTCGATATGCGGTGTGAAAGGAAACTGATCAAACATGGCGGCCTGTTTAACGCTATGAGTAGCTAATAATGTTTGCAGATTTTCGTGCAAAGTGACCGGATTACAGGATACATAAATAATGTTATCAAATTTCTGTAACAACTTAAGAGTGTCATGATCAATACCGGCTCTCGGAGGGTCCACAAAAACCGTACTGAACTGATAATCAGCCAGATTAATCTGCTCGCTGGCCAATCGCCGGAAAGTTCGGATGCCTGTAAATGCTTCTGTAAATTCTTCTGCCGAAAGTCGTGCTAATGCAATATTATTGATATGATTATTTTCAATATTCCAATGCGCTGCCTGTACAGAAGTTTTTGATACTTCTGTAGCCAGAACTTTGTGAAATTGGCGGGACAGCGGCAAAGTAAAATTACCATTACCACAATAAAGCTCCAGTAGATCTCCACCATTGATCGATTGAGCAACATCAACAGCCCAACCCAGCATCGACTGACAAACTTCTGCATTCGGCTGAGTAAAACCACCTTCAAACTGTTTATACTCAAAGATTTCATTATGAACTTTTAAGCGTTCAATAACATAATCGCGTTCCAGAACTACCTTCTGCCCACGGCTGCGTCCCAAGATCTGAATGTTCAGTTCGGTGGCCAGCGATTTAGCTGACTGAGCCCAGACATCATCCAGTTTTTTATGATAAATCAGAGTAACCAGCGTATCGCCAGCCAGTGTTGTTAAAAATTCAACTTGAAATAAGCGTGTTTTTAACTCTTCTCTGGCCTGTATTTTGCTCAGTAAAACAGGCATCAATGAGTTAATATTTTCATGAGCTATGGCAAAATCACGTATTTTACATACATTACCGGAACTGGCTTTTTCTCCAGGGGTAAACATAGCATAACTACAGCTGTCTCCTTCATGCCAGATACGAAATTCCGCACGCATCCGGTAATGAGAAGCCGGAGAAGTGAAAATCTGTATTGGCGGAAAAGCACAGTCTGCAAATAGTTGCTCTAGATAGTGCTGTTTATCAGATAATTGTTGCTGGTAAGTAATACCGGTCATATAGTTATCAGCCAAAGCAAAAAGGGCTTATTATATCAAACCCCGTTCTGTTCCCGTACATCGCGCAGAATTTGCCGGCCATAATCATCTGCAGCAATCATATCCGCAATTGTTTTTGCAGTATCTTCAGCACTTTGCAACTGATTTTTATCCTTTAAGCCAATAAAATTTTGTACCAGGGGAAATTTATCAGCATCGGCAGAACGGATATTTTGCTGCATATTGGTATCAACAATACCGGGAGCAATACTGGCAATACGTACATGCGGATGTTGTTCAGCCGCTACTACTGCTGCGTGCTGATCCAGTGCCGCCTTAGTAGCTCCATATACGCTCCAGCCTGCTACCGGATGCCGTCCGGCACCACTACTGATATGCGCAATGCGAATTTCAGCTTTCGGAGCAGCGGCAATCACCGCATTAGTTAATAGTAATGGTGCAGTAATATTTACAGTTACTGCTTTAATAATTGCATCACAATCCTGCTGGCCTATTATTGAATTCGGCTCTACCATACCAGCGTTGTTTATCAGAATAATTTCATTTTTATTTTCAAGACCACTTTGCCAGCTGGCTGACCGGATTAATGTCGCCATAGCATCAGCATCAGAAAAATCAATTGAATATTCCAGTAATTTTTCCGGCGGATTATCCCAGCCATGCCGTGATAGACCGACAACTTTAACTTCTTTGGTCAGGTAATATTCTGTCAGAGCCCGTCCTAACCCCCGACTATGACCAGTAATAATTACACAACATTGCATATTAAATTCCCTTTTTCAAAAATTATCTGAGCTTCTAGCCAGATAGTAATCATACACTTTACTTATGCAGTAAAAAATTAGATTTTAATTCGTTTAAATATAAACTTGATTTACGGAGAAATTGACATTATTAAGTTAAGTATTATCATGAAATGTAAATTTTATGCCTGTTATTTAAAGGAAATTTTTATGTCGCTAAGCATTATTCGTCATGATTGGTCCCTACCAGAGGTTATCAAATTATTTCAACTGCCATTTAATGATCTGATATTTAAAGCACAAACAATACACCGACAATTTTTTGATGCCAATAAAGTGCAAATTTCAACTTTACTATCCATAAAAACTGGTGCTTGTCCGGAAGACTGTAAATATTGCCCCCAGTCAGTCCATTACGATACCGGTCTGGAAAAAGAAAAATTGCTTGAAGTTCAAAAAGTAATTGAAAAAGCCAAGGCTGCAAAAGCAATCGGTTCAACACGTTTCTGTATGGGCGCTGCCTGGAAGCATCCTACTGCCAGAGATATGCC includes these proteins:
- a CDS encoding SDR family NAD(P)-dependent oxidoreductase, which encodes MQCCVIITGHSRGLGRALTEYYLTKEVKVVGLSRHGWDNPPEKLLEYSIDFSDADAMATLIRSASWQSGLENKNEIILINNAGMVEPNSIIGQQDCDAIIKAVTVNITAPLLLTNAVIAAAPKAEIRIAHISSGAGRHPVAGWSVYGATKAALDQHAAVVAAEQHPHVRIASIAPGIVDTNMQQNIRSADADKFPLVQNFIGLKDKNQLQSAEDTAKTIADMIAADDYGRQILRDVREQNGV